The Deltaproteobacteria bacterium region ACATGGACAGACAGGAGCAAGAATTGAGGGCCGTTTTGGCTGCGAGCGAGGCCGCGAGTATCCAGAGGACACAGAATGTTTTGACGGCCACGTTTCAGTCCGAAGTCATGTTTGATTTTGACTCGGCAACCTTAAAACCAGGTGCATATGCGGAGATCGGCAGAGTCGCCAACGTATTGAATAGATATCCGCAAACGACAATCAGAGTTGAGGGTCATACTGACTCAAAAGGTTCCGAACAGTATAATCAAGATTTGTCTCAAAGACGGGCCCAGGCGGTAAAGGATGCCTTGACACAAAGGGGAGTAGATTCAAGAAGAATACAGACCATTGGTTTCGGTGAGTCACAGCCCATATCTTCAAGTGACGCTATGAATAGAAGGGTGAACATAGTAATCATACCCATTTAGTAAACGGCCAATAAGACAGTCATGAAACGGAGGTTAGAGGGATGAAAATTTTTTGGGCAGCTTTGCTGTTAATGATTTGTTTTTCTCCTGTGAATTCCTTTGCTGAATGTATCAAAGGGGACTGTACGAATGGACAAGGGACTTTTCTCTATCCCAAGGGTGACAAATACGTGGGCCATTTTAAGGATGGCAAGATGCATGGGAAAGGGACTCTGACTTCTCATGACGGCGCAAAATATGTGGGTGAGTTCAAGAACGACATGTTAAATGGACAAGGGATTCTGATCCGTCCCAACGGCGTCAAATACGTGGGGCAGTTCAAGAACAATAAATTGGAGGGCAAAGGAACTTTGACCTCGCCTGACGGGAAAGAATTGGTGGGTCAGTTCAAAAATGGCGAGTTTGTAGGGAAATAACCCACTCGCTCCTTGGCGGAGTTATCACAGGGTTTGAGATTGAGTTTGGGGACAAGAGATGCGAAAGGCATTATTTATAATAGCCTTTCTGTTTAGTTCAACAGCAGCATTGGCGTGCAACGATTGGTATTTTTACAACGACTGGGATTGGCATTACCGGTGGCCGCGATACAGAT contains the following coding sequences:
- a CDS encoding OmpA family protein, producing the protein MKRTISIILCLALAICFYSCAGPTYQQRGAKTGVLIGAAGGAILGQVIGRNTEATLLGAGIGAAVGGLSGHQIGAYMDRQEQELRAVLAASEAASIQRTQNVLTATFQSEVMFDFDSATLKPGAYAEIGRVANVLNRYPQTTIRVEGHTDSKGSEQYNQDLSQRRAQAVKDALTQRGVDSRRIQTIGFGESQPISSSDAMNRRVNIVIIPI